From Maylandia zebra isolate NMK-2024a linkage group LG11, Mzebra_GT3a, whole genome shotgun sequence, one genomic window encodes:
- the LOC112435585 gene encoding sialic acid-binding Ig-like lectin 5 isoform X2 produces MAGTLTFLLVSSLLPGALCGMFNVNIPQKINVLRGSCVNIPCSFDVDNTHDKNLDNSCKAYWSDSSSFTSENAKLKPTKEMTGDLTKKDCTTTFNNTRLLQSAKYYFRLECNNPLKFSFTQAGVDISLIAAPPSPTLTPSTLEVEEGASVSLTCSSPAPCWSHPPALTWSPNLGQSQETLQENQDKTKVKTSVMNFNASHLHHGNKISCTAVYQKQDGIPDVTAETSLTPDISYSPKNVTVSVSPSGPVPENRNVTLTCSSNANPAVENYTWYSADGNQDTFIGTGMDLSIKVSKDRRILFCKAGNEIGVGRSSSIQIEVQYPPQILFSSHCTSTESQLNCSCETLGNPSPNIQWYLNGLTVNHSKCEIFSETLNRTILRSFFTLNQPHKKNHLTLICRTVNSLGSASQQFCVSSQQVSTEHQLLYPAIISTLGVLLLALLLCVFFIRAQKSPCKNKGHLTDENNTVATSQPLTEEGNEEPNTAEECIYANADGLRGAENFHPANIAGPSSTNFPNSGPNHAEGGCKKSDKKEDECELIYSDVNWKMKSKKKKGEKSLDMNPSARSYLEEEKCMVRGVNRKSVSNAVEMGGLYAQVEPRNMRKEVGCEYAQVKFKEQSAMQK; encoded by the exons ATGGCTGGAactctgacttttcttcttgttagtTCTCTGCTGCCGG GTGCACTGTGTGGAATGTTCAACGTCAATATACCACAGAAGATAAATGTTTTGAGAGGATCCTGTGTGAACATCCCCTGCTCCTTCGATGTAGACAACACGCATGATAAGAACTTAGATAATTCATGTAAAGCATATTGGAGTGATTCATCTTCATTTACCAGTGAAAATGCAAAACTAAAGCCAACTAAAGAAATGACAGGAGACTTAACAAAGAAAGACTGCACCACAACTTTCAATAATACACGTCTTCTTCAAAGTGCTAAATACTATTTCAGACTGGAGTGTAATAATCCACTGAAATTCAGTTTTACCCAAGCTGGTGTAGATATTTCACTCATAG CTGCTCCTCCCTCACCGACTCTGACTCCATCCACactggaggtggaggagggggccTCAGTGAGTCTGACGTGCTCTTCTCCAGCTCCATGTTGGTCTCATCCTCCAGCTCTGACATGGAGCCCTAACCTGGGCCAGAGTCAGGAGACACTGCAGGAGAATCAGGACAAAACTAAAGTCAAGACCTCTGTTATGAATTTCAATGCTTCTCACCTCCATCATGGAAATAAAATCTCCTGCACTGCTGTCTACCAGAAACAAGATGGTATCCCTGATGTCACTGCTGAAACAAGTTTAACTCCTGATATTTCAT ATTCACCTAAAAACGTTACTGTTTCAGTCAGTCCTTCTGGTCCAGTACCAGAGAACCGCAACGTGACTCTAACCTGCAGCAGTAATGCCAACCCAGCAGTAGAAAACTACACCTGGTACAGTGCAGATGGAAACCAGGATACTTTTATTGGGACAGGAATGGATTTATCTATTAAAGTCTCCAAAGACAGACGGATATTGTTTTGCAAAGCTGGAAATGAGATTGGAGTTGGACGTTCCAGCAGCATTCAAATTGAAGTTCAAT ACCCTCCACAGATCCTGTTCTCGTCACACTGCACCTCAACAGAAAGTCAGCTCAACTGTTCCTGTGAGACTCTGGGAAACCCGTCCCCCAATATACAGTGGTATTTGAATGGACTAACTGTCAATCACTCTAAATGCGAAATATTCAGTGAGACTCTGAACAGGACAATTCTGAGGAGCTTCTTCACTCTGAATCAGCCTCATAAGAAGAATCATCTCACCTTGATTTGTCGCACCGTCAACTCTCTGGGCTCGGCCAGTCAACAATTTTGTGTCAGCAGCCAACAAGTTTCCACAGAACATCAAC ttctgtATCCAGCGATAATATCCACTCTTGGAGTGCTACTGTTAGCACTGTTactatgtgtgttttttatcaG GGCTCAGAAGAGTCCCTGTAAAAATAAAGGTCACTTAACAGACGAAAACAACACAGTTGCAACAAGTCAGCCTCTAACTGAGGAAGGAAATGAG GaaccaaacacagcagaagAGTGCATTTATGCAAACGCTGATGGGCTGAGAGGGGCAGAAAATTTTCACCCTGCAAACATCGCTGGACCAAGCAGCACTAACTTTCCAAACTCTGGTCCAAACCATGCAGAAGGAGGATGCAAAAAATCAGACAAGAAAGAGGACGAGTGCGAACTGATTTACTCTGATGTGAACTGGAAAAtgaaaagcaagaaaaagaagGGTGAAAAGTCTTTGGACATGAATCCATCTGCCAGATCTTATTTGGAAGAGGAGAAGTGCATGGTGAGGGGAGTTAACAGAAAGTCTGTGAGCAATGCAGTAGAAATGGGAGGCCTGTATGCTCAAGTGGAGCCTAGAAATATGAGGAAGGAAGTGGGGTGTGAATATGCGCAAGTCAAATTTAAAGAACAAAGCGCTATGCAAAAATAG
- the LOC112435585 gene encoding myelin-associated glycoprotein isoform X1, with translation MAGTLTFLLVSSLLPGALCGMFNVNIPQKINVLRGSCVNIPCSFDVDNTHDKNLDNSCKAYWSDSSSFTSENAKLKPTKEMTGDLTKKDCTTTFNNTRLLQSAKYYFRLECNNPLKFSFTQAGVDISLIAAPPSPTLTPSTLEVEEGASVSLTCSSPAPCWSHPPALTWSPNLGQSQETLQENQDKTKVKTSVMNFNASHLHHGNKISCTAVYQKQDGIPDVTAETSLTPDISYSPKDVQISISPSAPILENQKVTLTCSSNANPAVENYTWYRADGDQETFIGTGSSFNVTVSKVKSTFFCKATNELGFKRSSNLQINVQYSPKNVTVSVSPSGPVPENRNVTLTCSSNANPAVENYTWYSADGNQDTFIGTGMDLSIKVSKDRRILFCKAGNEIGVGRSSSIQIEVQYPPQILFSSHCTSTESQLNCSCETLGNPSPNIQWYLNGLTVNHSKCEIFSETLNRTILRSFFTLNQPHKKNHLTLICRTVNSLGSASQQFCVSSQQVSTEHQLLYPAIISTLGVLLLALLLCVFFIRAQKSPCKNKGHLTDENNTVATSQPLTEEGNEEPNTAEECIYANADGLRGAENFHPANIAGPSSTNFPNSGPNHAEGGCKKSDKKEDECELIYSDVNWKMKSKKKKGEKSLDMNPSARSYLEEEKCMVRGVNRKSVSNAVEMGGLYAQVEPRNMRKEVGCEYAQVKFKEQSAMQK, from the exons ATGGCTGGAactctgacttttcttcttgttagtTCTCTGCTGCCGG GTGCACTGTGTGGAATGTTCAACGTCAATATACCACAGAAGATAAATGTTTTGAGAGGATCCTGTGTGAACATCCCCTGCTCCTTCGATGTAGACAACACGCATGATAAGAACTTAGATAATTCATGTAAAGCATATTGGAGTGATTCATCTTCATTTACCAGTGAAAATGCAAAACTAAAGCCAACTAAAGAAATGACAGGAGACTTAACAAAGAAAGACTGCACCACAACTTTCAATAATACACGTCTTCTTCAAAGTGCTAAATACTATTTCAGACTGGAGTGTAATAATCCACTGAAATTCAGTTTTACCCAAGCTGGTGTAGATATTTCACTCATAG CTGCTCCTCCCTCACCGACTCTGACTCCATCCACactggaggtggaggagggggccTCAGTGAGTCTGACGTGCTCTTCTCCAGCTCCATGTTGGTCTCATCCTCCAGCTCTGACATGGAGCCCTAACCTGGGCCAGAGTCAGGAGACACTGCAGGAGAATCAGGACAAAACTAAAGTCAAGACCTCTGTTATGAATTTCAATGCTTCTCACCTCCATCATGGAAATAAAATCTCCTGCACTGCTGTCTACCAGAAACAAGATGGTATCCCTGATGTCACTGCTGAAACAAGTTTAACTCCTGATATTTCAT ATTCACCCAAAGATGTACAAATTTCCATCAGTCCTTCTGCTCCAATATTAGAAAACCAAAAAGTGACTCTGACGTGCAGCAGTAATGCCAACCCAGCAGTAGAAAACTACACCTGGTACAGAGCTGATGGAGACCAGGAGACTTTTATTGGGACTGGAAGCTCTTTTAATGTTACCGTTTCAAAAGtcaaaagtacatttttctgCAAGGCTACAAATGAACTTGGATTTAAACGATCAAGCAACCTACAAATAAATGTTCAAT ATTCACCTAAAAACGTTACTGTTTCAGTCAGTCCTTCTGGTCCAGTACCAGAGAACCGCAACGTGACTCTAACCTGCAGCAGTAATGCCAACCCAGCAGTAGAAAACTACACCTGGTACAGTGCAGATGGAAACCAGGATACTTTTATTGGGACAGGAATGGATTTATCTATTAAAGTCTCCAAAGACAGACGGATATTGTTTTGCAAAGCTGGAAATGAGATTGGAGTTGGACGTTCCAGCAGCATTCAAATTGAAGTTCAAT ACCCTCCACAGATCCTGTTCTCGTCACACTGCACCTCAACAGAAAGTCAGCTCAACTGTTCCTGTGAGACTCTGGGAAACCCGTCCCCCAATATACAGTGGTATTTGAATGGACTAACTGTCAATCACTCTAAATGCGAAATATTCAGTGAGACTCTGAACAGGACAATTCTGAGGAGCTTCTTCACTCTGAATCAGCCTCATAAGAAGAATCATCTCACCTTGATTTGTCGCACCGTCAACTCTCTGGGCTCGGCCAGTCAACAATTTTGTGTCAGCAGCCAACAAGTTTCCACAGAACATCAAC ttctgtATCCAGCGATAATATCCACTCTTGGAGTGCTACTGTTAGCACTGTTactatgtgtgttttttatcaG GGCTCAGAAGAGTCCCTGTAAAAATAAAGGTCACTTAACAGACGAAAACAACACAGTTGCAACAAGTCAGCCTCTAACTGAGGAAGGAAATGAG GaaccaaacacagcagaagAGTGCATTTATGCAAACGCTGATGGGCTGAGAGGGGCAGAAAATTTTCACCCTGCAAACATCGCTGGACCAAGCAGCACTAACTTTCCAAACTCTGGTCCAAACCATGCAGAAGGAGGATGCAAAAAATCAGACAAGAAAGAGGACGAGTGCGAACTGATTTACTCTGATGTGAACTGGAAAAtgaaaagcaagaaaaagaagGGTGAAAAGTCTTTGGACATGAATCCATCTGCCAGATCTTATTTGGAAGAGGAGAAGTGCATGGTGAGGGGAGTTAACAGAAAGTCTGTGAGCAATGCAGTAGAAATGGGAGGCCTGTATGCTCAAGTGGAGCCTAGAAATATGAGGAAGGAAGTGGGGTGTGAATATGCGCAAGTCAAATTTAAAGAACAAAGCGCTATGCAAAAATAG